One window of the Psilocybe cubensis strain MGC-MH-2018 chromosome 12, whole genome shotgun sequence genome contains the following:
- a CDS encoding putative mitochondrial import receptor subunit tom70 — protein MAPISTPDAASPSIIERVQDFVGEHKKTIAIAAAAVAVAGVGVAYYASTSKPAAGGGAGDAVKSKEKKKKTGSKGAKKGSKKTNDADGPILEERKPKSAKVEDEKSDTYYDKLSAEEIASLPEQERSSIATSLKARGNAAYQARNFNDAAEFYTRAIQISPTPEPVFYSNRAACYVNMSPPKHELVVEDCDSALKLDPKYIKALNRRAMALEGLGRLEESLRDFTSATILDRFQNQTTANAVERVLKVLATEKAAAIMKEREPRLPSYTFISAYFAAFRPRALPTLPENPTTGDQTLLLGMQALEAADYVHAVTLINESIEQGISWDKGRAEALNLRGTFKFLMGEIPGAKADLEESVKLEPTFTQSLVKIASVHMEQGDPKAAFEAFEQAEKANSSDPDVWYHRGQVLFIMNEFQQAADNYTKSTELDENFVFSHIQLAVAQYKMGELAKSMATFRKTLRLFPTRSEPSNYYGELLLDQQRFEEAVEKFDRAIELEKNKTPSNVLPLVNKGLALYQWKQDIGAAERCCNEALRIDTECEAAVATLAQLSLQQSKIPEAVKMFERQAELARSEPELVSALTYQYATSAQVEFLKTYPDMAAQLNAIAQGMMGPQ, from the exons ATGGCTCCCATTTCTACTCCAGATGCCGCCTCTCCATCCATTATTGAGCGCGTTCAAGATTTTGTCGGCGAGCACAAGAAAACCATTGCCATTGCAGCGGCAGCAGTCGCCGTGGCTGGAGTTGGTGTAGCTTACTATGCGTCCACTTCCAAACCTGCCGCCGGTGGGGGTGCTGGTGATGCAGTCAAGtcaaaggagaagaagaagaagactggAAGTAAAGGCGCTAAAAAGGGCTCCAAGAAGACTAATGACGCCGACGGGCCTATTCTAGAGGAGAGAAAACCTAAGTCTGCAAAAGTCGAGGATGAAAAGAGTG ACACATACTATGACAAACTGAGCGCAGAGGAGATTGCCTCCTTGCCCGAACAG GAACGATCTTCTATCGCCACCTCACTAAAAGCTCGGGGTAATGCTGCCTATCAAGCGCGCAATTTCAACGACGCAGCCGAATTCTACACGCGCGCTATCCAAATCTCCCCCACCCCAGAACCTGTCTTTTACAGTAACCGTGCTGCCT GCTATGTCAACATGTCACCTCCAAAACACGAACTCGTCGTTGAAGATTGCGATTCTGCTCTCAAACTTGACCCTAAATACATCAAAGCTCTCAATAGACGTGCTATGGCACTGGAGGGACTAGGAAGACTAGAGGAGTCCTTGAGAG ACTTTACATCTGCCACCATCCTCGACAGATTCCAGAACCAGACCACAGCCAATGCCGTTGAGAGGGTATTGAAGGTACTAGCTACTGAAAAGGCTGCGGCCATCATGAAG GAACGGGAACCAAGACTGCCATCCTACACATTCATTTCAGCATACTTCGCTGCATTCCGACCAC GCGCCCTACCTACATTGCCCGAAAACCCAACAACGGGAGACCAAACTCTGCTGCTAGGAATGCAGGCTCTGGAAGCAGCTGATTACGTCCACGCTGTTACGCTCATCAATGAGTCCATCGAGCAAGGCATTTCATGGGACAAGGGACGCGCTGAGGCCCTTAACCTGCGTGGTACATTCAA ATTCCTGATGGGCGAAATACCCGGAGCGAAGGCCGACTTGGAAGAGTCCGTCAAACTCGAGCCCACCTTTACCCAGAGCTTGGTGAAGATTGCCAGCGTGCATATGGAGCAGGGTGACCCCAAAGCCGCTTTTGAGGCATTCGAACAGGCGGAGAAGGCTAACAGCAGTGATCCTGATGTGTGGTATCACCGTGGACAAG TCCTATTCATTATGAACGAGTTccagcaagctgctgataacTACACCAAATCTACAGAATTGGACGAAAACTTCGTGTTCAGCCATATCCAACTAGCTGTTGCTCAATACAAAATGGGCGAGCTGGCTAAGAGTATGGCCACTTTCAGGAAGACTTTGAGGTTGTTCCCTACCAGGAGCGAGCCTAGCAATTATTA TGGCGAACTTTTGTTGGATCAACAACGATTTGAAGAAGCAGTGGAGAAATTCGATAGGGCTATCGAGCTCGAGAAGAACAA AACTCCATCTAACGTTCTTCCACTTGTCAACAAGGGCCTTGCCCTCTACCAATGGAAACAGGACATTGGCGCTGCAGAGCGATGCTGCAATGAGGCTCTGCGGATCGACACAGAGTGTGAGGCCGCTGTTGCGACACTCGCGCAACTGAGCTTgcaacaaagcaaaatccCCGAAGCCGTCAAGATGTTCGAGCGCCAAGCCGAACTTGCAAGGAGCGAGCCAGAGCTGGTCAGCGCGTTGACGTATCAATAT GCTACATCTGCGCAAGTCGAATTCTTGAAGACCTATCCGGATATGGCTGCCCAGTTGAATGCAATCGCTCAGGGCATGATGGGCCCACAGTAA